The DNA segment atcagtgtatatgcaaagttttagactgatccaatgaccattgcatttctgttaaaaatgttgtatcaagactgcccaaatgtgcctaatttgtttattaataacttttcattttcaaaattgtgcactctcctcaaacaatagcatggtgttctttcactgtaatagctactgtaaattggacagtgcagttagattaacaagaatttaagctttctgcccattaCAGATACGTCTATGCCCTGGGAAATGTTcgtgttacttacaacctcatgctaatcgcattagcctacattagttCAACCGTCCCGAGGaggggacaccgatcccaaatAAATTTTAAAGggaattatcataattttcacaattttacagtattattccaacctcattgtgtggaaatatacactgagtgtacaaaacattatgaacaccttcctaatattgagttgcactcccttctgccctcagaacagactcaatttgtcAGTGCATGGACTGTGTCGAAGGTGTCAAAAgcactccacagggatgctggcccatgttgacgccatgcttcccacagttgcgtcaagttggctggatgtcctttgggtggtggaccattcttgatatacacagggaaactgttgagcatcaaaaacccagcagcattgcagttcttgacacactcaaaccggtgcgcctgtcacctacaaccatacccggttcaaagcacttaaatcttttgtctagCCGAATTCacgctctgaatggcacatatacataATCCAtaatctcaattgtctcaaggcttaaaagtcctttaacctgtctcctctccttcatctacactgattgaagtggatttaataagtgacatcaataagggaccctagcattcacctggtcagtctatgtcatggaaagagcaagtgttcctaatgttttatacactctgTGTTTTTAAAACACAggtaaatcatgtttttgactgcactgggcctttaaactgGATTTTCAATCTACGCTGTCAGTAAATTCACTGTAACCCCACAGTACTGTTGTTGAAGGTTCCTTTTGTTGATAACCAACTGCAGGAAATGTGCAAGACAATCCATCACCAGCTTGATAAAGTGGATGAGGAGAGATACGACCTGGCAGGCAAAGTGGGCAAGTGTGACAAAGAGGTATTTTCATCCAGTTGAGGTCGATTACATTTGTTGATTTTCTCTCTCGTTTTGATTGAAGACCTGAAGATAAAAGTGCATATCTCGCTTTTTTCCTGATCTTTTCTCTTTACAGATTGATGATTTGAGGATTAAAGTGGTTGAGATCCAGGGCATCAAGAAGCCAGCTCTGAAGAAAGTACGTATGTCTGCTGATGCTATGCTCCAGGCTTTGTTGGGCTCCAAGCACAAGGTGACCATGGATCTGAGATCCAACCTGAAACAAGTGAAGAAGGAAGTCAAGGAGGATGTGAGTAACATGGAGGCataataatgtaaaaaaatatatatgtactaTGGATTGATATCAGTGCATAGCCGCCG comes from the Salvelinus namaycush isolate Seneca chromosome 21, SaNama_1.0, whole genome shotgun sequence genome and includes:
- the LOC120066632 gene encoding troponin I, fast skeletal muscle-like — protein: MSEKKMPSSRKHHLKSVMLQIAKDLLEAEAIEAVEEKKRYMEENCPALDLPGSLVELQEMCKTIHHQLDKVDEERYDLAGKVGKCDKEIDDLRIKVVEIQGIKKPALKKVRMSADAMLQALLGSKHKVTMDLRSNLKQVKKEVKEDDKDTVGDWRKNIDDKAGMDGRKKMFEAA